A DNA window from Paenibacillus sp. HWE-109 contains the following coding sequences:
- a CDS encoding DUF2203 domain-containing protein, with amino-acid sequence MSVKKWFSLEEANAMLPFVDQELKKMQALKQQFEEKYVELRDMKNELAEKPHKEKDPFFVMEAELEFIQIEARGLIQNFQTTGVELKDIETGLVDFPSMLEGHEVLLCWKQGEDRIRYYHSKEDGFAGRKPISE; translated from the coding sequence ATGTCTGTTAAAAAATGGTTTAGTCTAGAAGAGGCGAATGCCATGCTCCCTTTTGTCGACCAAGAGTTGAAGAAGATGCAGGCATTGAAACAGCAGTTTGAAGAGAAATATGTAGAGCTTCGTGACATGAAAAACGAACTTGCCGAGAAACCGCACAAGGAGAAAGATCCTTTTTTCGTGATGGAAGCCGAACTGGAATTTATTCAGATCGAGGCCCGCGGACTCATACAGAATTTCCAAACGACCGGTGTTGAGCTCAAGGATATAGAAACAGGACTGGTTGATTTCCCGTCAATGCTAGAAGGACATGAAGTCCTGCTTTGCTGGAAACAAGGAGAGGACAGAATTCGGTATTATCACAGCAAAGAAGATGGATTTGCTGGGCGGAAACCGATTTCGGAGTAA
- the pheS gene encoding phenylalanine--tRNA ligase subunit alpha: MKERLEALKLEALQELSGVQSQQELNDLRIKYLGKKGPLTEVLRGMGALSAEERPVIGQVANDVRAAIEAVIEEKQAAYQQQETENRLRAEMIDVTLPGRPSQQGAVHPLSKVIQEIEDIFIGMGYTVAEGPEVEQDYYNFEALNLPKDHPARDMQDSFYITDEILMRTQTSPVQVRTMEKRQGEVPIKIICPGKVYRRDDDDATHSHMFTQIEGLVIDRNVRMSDLKGTLLQFVQEMYGKETRIRLRPSFFPFTEPSVEVDVSCAMCGGEGCRTCKQTGWLEILGAGMVHPRVLEMGGYDPKEYTGFAFGMGVERIAMLKYGIEDIRHFYTNDLRFLKQFLHL, from the coding sequence ATGAAAGAGCGGTTAGAAGCTTTGAAGCTAGAAGCGCTGCAAGAATTAAGCGGTGTCCAAAGTCAGCAGGAGCTGAATGATTTACGTATTAAATATTTAGGGAAAAAGGGACCATTAACCGAGGTTTTACGCGGTATGGGCGCTTTGAGTGCAGAAGAAAGACCTGTGATCGGTCAAGTGGCGAATGATGTTCGCGCAGCGATTGAAGCTGTGATTGAAGAAAAGCAAGCCGCATATCAACAGCAAGAAACCGAAAACAGATTGCGAGCAGAAATGATTGACGTTACATTGCCAGGACGCCCGTCGCAGCAAGGCGCTGTGCATCCGCTCAGCAAAGTGATTCAAGAGATTGAAGATATCTTCATTGGCATGGGTTATACCGTCGCTGAAGGTCCGGAAGTAGAGCAGGACTACTACAATTTCGAGGCCCTTAACTTGCCCAAAGATCACCCTGCGCGCGATATGCAGGATTCCTTCTACATCACAGACGAGATTCTGATGCGTACACAAACATCACCGGTACAAGTCAGAACAATGGAGAAACGCCAAGGGGAAGTTCCGATCAAAATCATTTGTCCAGGCAAAGTATATCGCCGCGATGATGATGATGCGACACATTCCCATATGTTCACCCAAATCGAAGGTTTGGTCATCGACCGCAACGTAAGAATGAGCGACTTGAAAGGAACATTGCTTCAATTCGTTCAAGAAATGTATGGCAAAGAAACACGTATCCGCTTGCGCCCAAGCTTCTTCCCGTTCACCGAGCCAAGCGTTGAAGTAGATGTCAGCTGTGCGATGTGCGGCGGCGAGGGCTGCCGGACTTGTAAGCAAACAGGCTGGTTGGAGATTCTCGGAGCGGGTATGGTGCATCCCCGCGTACTCGAGATGGGTGGTTATGATCCGAAAGAATATACCGGTTTTGCCTTCGGAATGGGCGTAGAGCGCATTGCAATGCTGAAATACGGGATTGAAGATATTCGTCACTTCTATACCAATGATTTGCGTTTCTTGAAGCAATTTTTACACTTGTAA
- the nikR gene encoding nickel-responsive transcriptional regulator NikR, which yields MSEKEALVRFGISMPQSLIEQYDRLIALQGYDNRSEAIRDLTRKALLTSSSMQPDENVAGTIVMVYDHHVSDLPITLMELQHEYHHAIISTMHIHLNHQQCLEILVVRGKVHKLRELQQRIQVLKGVGYAELSVTHVDEHGHAHGEPHDHTQNS from the coding sequence ATGTCTGAGAAAGAAGCACTGGTGCGGTTCGGCATCTCTATGCCGCAATCTCTTATTGAACAGTACGACAGACTAATTGCCTTACAGGGCTATGATAATCGCTCGGAAGCTATACGGGATCTTACACGCAAAGCGCTGCTCACTTCAAGCAGCATGCAGCCGGATGAAAACGTAGCGGGAACGATTGTGATGGTTTATGATCACCATGTCAGCGATTTGCCCATCACCTTAATGGAGCTGCAGCATGAGTATCACCATGCGATTATTTCTACGATGCATATTCATTTGAATCATCAGCAATGCCTGGAAATCTTGGTTGTTCGGGGCAAAGTGCATAAATTACGCGAACTGCAGCAGCGGATACAGGTACTGAAAGGCGTCGGTTACGCCGAACTTTCAGTCACACATGTAGATGAGCATGGACATGCTCACGGAGAACCTCACGACCATACGCAGAACTCGTAG
- a CDS encoding MarR family winged helix-turn-helix transcriptional regulator has translation MEDDLLAYTDRFRTTLETTHRKISMAVLSQLHTDLTRPQLFLLFMIAKEGMPKQTHLAEKMGVKPSAITVMIDRLVQSGHVVRKHHETDRRIVLVEVTDTGKAIIKLTEDVQRDIIARGLSQLTPEDRHVLVSAFEQLNSFY, from the coding sequence ATGGAAGATGATTTGCTCGCCTACACCGATCGCTTCCGTACAACGCTCGAAACGACTCACCGTAAAATAAGCATGGCTGTACTGAGTCAGTTGCATACAGACTTAACCAGACCGCAGTTATTCCTACTGTTCATGATTGCCAAAGAAGGCATGCCCAAACAAACGCATCTTGCCGAGAAGATGGGAGTCAAACCTAGTGCCATCACGGTTATGATCGATCGTCTTGTCCAAAGCGGGCATGTTGTTCGCAAGCATCATGAGACCGATCGACGCATCGTGTTGGTTGAAGTGACGGATACAGGGAAAGCTATTATCAAGCTTACTGAGGATGTTCAGAGGGACATTATTGCCCGCGGACTATCCCAACTTACTCCGGAAGATCGACATGTTCTTGTTAGTGCATTTGAACAGCTCAATTCATTTTATTAA
- a CDS encoding aldo/keto reductase, whose translation MKYRRLGKTDLKVSIVGVGTWQFGGEWGLTYTQAEADAILDQAADLGINLIDTAECYGDHLSESLIGNYLSRRNREKWIVATKFGHHFHDLFTRTDDFSADGVIKQLDDSLKSLQTDYIDLYQFHSGPDNLFDNDLLWTTLDKQVQAGKIRHLGTSIGSNANIHQTEGSTKVNSKAIQVVYNRLDRAPEELVFPSCTSQDLGVLARVPLASGYLSGKYKPGAVFSNTDVRHRHDADSVKLKLEEVQRIQQEEVPPGMDMAKWALAWCLKHDAVTTVIPGCKTPEQVVANASATELISDNHPQAWKA comes from the coding sequence TTGAAATATCGCAGACTTGGAAAAACCGATTTGAAAGTTTCCATTGTTGGTGTTGGCACTTGGCAATTCGGTGGAGAATGGGGACTTACCTACACACAGGCGGAAGCTGATGCGATTCTCGATCAGGCAGCTGATCTGGGCATCAATTTAATCGATACCGCGGAATGCTATGGCGATCATTTATCCGAATCGTTAATCGGTAATTACTTATCCCGCCGCAATCGTGAAAAGTGGATTGTAGCTACGAAATTCGGTCACCATTTCCATGATTTGTTCACCCGAACGGATGATTTCAGTGCGGATGGTGTGATTAAGCAGTTGGATGATTCTCTAAAATCATTGCAAACGGACTACATAGACTTATATCAATTCCACTCCGGACCAGATAATTTATTTGATAACGATCTTCTCTGGACGACGCTGGACAAACAAGTCCAAGCCGGTAAAATCCGTCATCTCGGGACTTCCATTGGCAGCAACGCCAATATTCATCAAACGGAAGGCTCGACGAAAGTCAACTCGAAGGCGATCCAAGTTGTCTATAACCGCTTGGATCGAGCTCCTGAAGAGTTGGTCTTCCCTTCTTGCACGAGTCAGGACCTTGGTGTTCTGGCCCGCGTTCCGCTGGCAAGCGGTTATTTGAGCGGCAAATATAAACCAGGCGCCGTGTTCAGCAACACCGATGTGCGCCATCGCCACGATGCCGACAGCGTGAAGCTCAAGCTGGAAGAAGTGCAGCGCATTCAGCAAGAAGAAGTGCCGCCTGGCATGGATATGGCCAAATGGGCGCTCGCTTGGTGTCTGAAACATGACGCGGTCACAACCGTGATCCCGGGCTGCAAGACGCCAGAGCAGGTCGTTGCCAATGCAAGCGCCACAGAACTTATCAGTGATAACCATCCGCAAGCCTGGAAAGCTTAG
- a CDS encoding copper resistance CopC/CopD family protein, which produces MLKPIKRAYPRFILMPAMLIAMLMIMLLSVAIAPQSVSAHASLVQAVPEEGAKLESSPPQVTVTFNEPLDAGLFYIKVFNHDGEEITKSKAHLNKTQTGLELDLPKLSEGVYLISYHVISADGHPVGGSYPITIGNPPQEDTLDLPTAHAGHDHGGGPLTTKELLQYASRGLWYLMILALTGWVIWLRLPGVSSLETRKTLSAWTLNLQRAQLVGLLFLIFTHVEDLLGGGGTEELWQLFSATNIGISWVLLLVLSFLGFALVGRWKWFDVIWPISLLVVKSFSGHAASFSPLWATIGLDFIHLVGAALWVGGLILLYVKWRQKDTALSTYMQKFSNMALISILVLTLSGAASVLLFLPNLRYLLYSTWGILMLVKVGAVVLVMILGLVIRLYMRQKKAERSFIWVRLDLTLMVVIVLLVGIITYLAPIPVNEPLQWHQMGEKVHVSADITPKIQGTNNFVAKVFLPENSGKPKQVLMILHYTDDAEIAPISVPLALYEDKTQEESYGFAKFSYKAVGAYLPFRGNWDLEMRVMDPDDNETVYHKTFIVY; this is translated from the coding sequence ATGTTGAAACCCATAAAACGCGCATACCCGCGCTTCATACTCATGCCTGCCATGCTGATCGCGATGTTGATGATCATGCTCTTGAGCGTTGCCATTGCTCCGCAGAGCGTATCCGCCCATGCCTCATTAGTACAGGCTGTTCCAGAAGAAGGCGCGAAGCTGGAAAGTTCTCCTCCGCAAGTAACGGTGACCTTCAACGAGCCGTTGGATGCAGGACTTTTTTATATTAAAGTGTTCAATCATGACGGCGAAGAAATTACGAAAAGCAAAGCGCATTTGAACAAAACACAGACCGGCTTGGAGCTTGATTTACCTAAGCTTTCCGAAGGTGTTTACTTGATCAGCTACCATGTCATTTCGGCTGACGGGCATCCGGTTGGCGGCAGTTATCCGATCACGATCGGCAATCCGCCACAAGAGGATACACTGGATTTACCTACGGCTCATGCGGGCCACGATCATGGTGGGGGCCCTTTGACAACGAAAGAACTGCTGCAATATGCTTCACGCGGCCTATGGTATTTGATGATATTAGCTTTAACTGGCTGGGTCATTTGGTTGCGTCTTCCTGGTGTCAGCAGCTTAGAAACTCGTAAGACACTTTCAGCATGGACGCTTAATCTCCAAAGAGCGCAACTGGTAGGGCTGTTGTTTCTAATTTTCACCCATGTAGAGGATTTGCTCGGCGGCGGTGGAACGGAAGAACTGTGGCAGCTGTTCAGTGCAACGAATATCGGCATTTCTTGGGTGCTGCTGCTTGTTCTATCCTTCCTGGGATTTGCGCTCGTAGGCAGATGGAAGTGGTTCGATGTCATATGGCCAATAAGCTTGCTTGTTGTAAAAAGTTTCAGCGGACACGCGGCTTCTTTTTCGCCATTATGGGCAACAATTGGGCTCGACTTTATTCATCTGGTCGGTGCAGCATTATGGGTAGGGGGCTTAATCCTCCTCTACGTGAAATGGCGTCAGAAAGATACGGCATTGAGCACCTATATGCAAAAATTTTCGAATATGGCTTTGATTTCAATCCTTGTTCTTACCCTATCCGGAGCAGCTTCGGTGCTATTGTTCCTGCCCAACTTGCGTTACTTGCTGTACTCGACTTGGGGTATTCTGATGCTAGTTAAAGTTGGAGCCGTTGTGCTCGTCATGATCCTTGGTCTTGTTATTCGGCTGTATATGCGCCAAAAGAAAGCGGAACGCTCTTTCATCTGGGTGAGGCTGGATCTTACGCTCATGGTTGTCATCGTATTGCTGGTGGGAATTATTACCTATTTGGCGCCAATCCCGGTGAACGAGCCGCTGCAGTGGCATCAGATGGGGGAAAAGGTTCATGTATCTGCCGATATTACGCCGAAAATACAAGGAACCAATAATTTTGTGGCGAAAGTGTTCCTTCCGGAAAATAGCGGAAAACCCAAACAAGTTCTGATGATATTGCATTATACCGACGATGCGGAAATCGCACCGATCTCGGTCCCTCTAGCGCTTTATGAAGACAAGACGCAAGAAGAATCGTATGGTTTCGCCAAGTTCAGCTACAAAGCGGTGGGGGCTTACCTGCCATTCAGAGGGAATTGGGATCTGGAGATGCGCGTTATGGATCCTGACGATAATGAAACGGTTTACCACAAGACGTTCATTGTTTATTGA
- a CDS encoding EAL domain-containing protein, with the protein MEHVHGSYDMELVIFSYIVAVLASYTVLDLVDKISNARGRYKGLWLLFGAIAMGMGIWSMHFVGMLAFSLTVPIAYDLSTVIQSVLVAIVASFAALYVVCRNELTWRQLLLAGALLATGISAMHYIGMAAMEIDITYRPVYVVLSIVIAIVASIAALWLSFYFRQGTGSRKIWEKLGSGLIMGAAIVGMHYTGMQAAQFHLGMKSTLSAGMVLDQKFLAYFIIGGTMLTLGLSLFGIFISNRLTRKDTELLENEKWYRSLFENNQDGIITVDLNYRIKGFNSAITKLTGLSNEWFQNQSISSLYPLIVQEDQERTREFLLRSLGGEIQRYETVIVHQNGDNVNVSVINVPVILDGKVVGNNIIARDITMEKQAKDRIEHQAYHDELTGMPNRRMFNQVLTQMIESKPKSFAVMVMDIDRFKMINDSLGHTYGDLFLQEMCERIQQSISGFQVILARMGGDEFTLLYENDNSEDITALAERIIRVIALPYRLKENDFYVTASIGIAQFPFDGVDAVQLLKNADTAMYEVKKNGKNGFQFYSHELNEHLQEKIELENDLRKAIPNDELFVYYQPQIRTGDSQMIGVEALVRWGHPTKGTISPGVFIPIAEETGMIYELGTWVLREACRQMKQWHDAGGPLIPVSVNLSTQQFHQSHLIDYIKDILEETGLEPQYLELEITESMMMDPTISSHILNELTAYGIRISLDDFGTGYSSLSYLKLLPIHKLKIDRSFIRDITENENDKAIVSTIISMAQYLKMDVIAEGIETKEQLDILMDNDCQKIQGYYFSRPLPADEVEDVFFAPMRLKEKNSV; encoded by the coding sequence ATGGAACATGTACACGGATCTTATGACATGGAACTGGTCATTTTTTCTTACATAGTTGCCGTACTAGCTTCTTACACGGTACTTGATTTAGTAGACAAGATAAGCAACGCTAGAGGACGATACAAAGGGCTATGGCTGTTGTTTGGCGCAATTGCCATGGGAATGGGCATATGGTCCATGCATTTTGTGGGCATGCTCGCTTTTTCGTTGACGGTTCCGATAGCTTACGATTTGTCAACCGTTATTCAATCCGTGCTCGTGGCGATTGTTGCTTCTTTTGCTGCTCTTTACGTTGTGTGTCGCAATGAATTGACATGGCGTCAATTGCTATTGGCTGGGGCCCTGCTGGCAACGGGGATTTCGGCTATGCATTATATTGGCATGGCAGCCATGGAGATCGATATTACCTATCGACCTGTTTATGTGGTTCTTTCCATCGTCATTGCCATTGTGGCATCTATCGCGGCATTGTGGTTGTCTTTTTATTTCCGTCAAGGCACAGGTTCGCGCAAAATATGGGAGAAACTGGGCAGTGGTCTGATTATGGGGGCTGCCATTGTCGGGATGCATTATACTGGCATGCAAGCAGCGCAATTCCATTTGGGCATGAAATCAACCTTATCGGCAGGCATGGTGCTGGATCAGAAATTTCTTGCCTACTTCATTATTGGCGGCACTATGTTAACGCTAGGGCTGTCCTTATTCGGTATTTTCATCTCCAATCGCTTAACGCGCAAAGATACAGAGCTGCTGGAGAATGAGAAATGGTATAGATCCCTGTTTGAGAACAATCAGGACGGCATCATTACGGTGGATCTTAATTATCGTATAAAAGGATTCAACTCCGCGATCACGAAACTAACCGGCTTGTCGAACGAATGGTTCCAGAATCAAAGCATAAGCAGCTTGTATCCCCTTATTGTGCAAGAAGATCAGGAACGAACAAGGGAGTTCTTGCTAAGATCGCTTGGTGGAGAAATCCAACGATATGAAACGGTTATCGTCCATCAAAACGGGGACAACGTGAATGTTAGTGTCATTAATGTACCCGTCATCCTGGATGGTAAAGTGGTCGGCAACAATATTATTGCGCGGGATATCACGATGGAGAAGCAAGCCAAGGACCGAATTGAGCATCAAGCTTATCATGATGAGTTGACAGGCATGCCAAACAGGCGCATGTTTAATCAGGTTCTTACGCAAATGATTGAAAGCAAGCCCAAATCGTTCGCTGTGATGGTCATGGATATCGATCGTTTCAAAATGATTAACGATTCGCTTGGGCATACCTATGGCGACTTGTTTCTTCAAGAGATGTGTGAACGAATTCAACAAAGCATAAGTGGTTTCCAAGTCATTCTGGCAAGAATGGGCGGGGATGAGTTTACATTGCTCTATGAAAATGACAATTCTGAGGACATAACTGCGTTGGCGGAACGCATTATTCGCGTCATCGCTTTGCCGTACCGATTGAAAGAAAATGATTTCTATGTCACAGCAAGCATCGGCATAGCGCAGTTTCCGTTTGATGGCGTAGACGCTGTTCAATTGCTGAAAAATGCGGATACCGCGATGTACGAAGTGAAGAAGAATGGGAAAAATGGGTTCCAATTCTACAGCCATGAATTAAACGAGCATTTACAAGAGAAGATCGAATTGGAAAATGATTTGAGAAAAGCGATTCCAAACGATGAATTATTTGTTTATTATCAGCCTCAAATCCGTACAGGAGATAGCCAAATGATTGGCGTTGAGGCGCTGGTTCGTTGGGGACATCCAACTAAAGGCACGATTTCGCCCGGCGTCTTCATACCGATTGCAGAAGAGACAGGGATGATCTATGAGTTGGGCACCTGGGTGCTTCGTGAAGCTTGTCGCCAGATGAAGCAATGGCACGACGCAGGAGGACCGCTTATTCCCGTCTCTGTCAACCTGTCCACTCAACAATTCCATCAAAGCCATTTGATTGATTACATCAAAGACATTCTCGAAGAAACCGGGCTGGAACCTCAATATCTGGAACTGGAAATTACAGAAAGCATGATGATGGATCCTACGATTTCCAGCCATATTTTGAATGAGTTAACGGCTTATGGCATACGGATTAGCTTGGATGATTTCGGGACAGGCTACAGTTCTCTTAGTTATTTGAAGCTGCTTCCCATTCATAAGCTGAAAATAGACCGTTCGTTTATTCGGGATATTACCGAGAACGAGAACGATAAAGCTATTGTGTCCACGATTATTTCAATGGCCCAATATTTGAAAATGGATGTTATTGCAGAGGGCATCGAAACCAAGGAGCAGCTTGATATTTTGATGGATAATGATTGCCAAAAGATACAGGGGTATTACTTCAGTCGGCCTTTGCCAGCTGATGAGGTAGAGGATGTGTTTTTCGCTCCAATGCGTCTTAAAGAGAAGAATTCGGTATAG
- the lepB gene encoding signal peptidase I has protein sequence MNKIVKTIKEWGPSVLVAVFASLIINTYVAQAVTVPTGSMLPTIQLKDELIVEKMKGLTDFSFGDIVVFWPPLAGNKDRYVKRLIGLPGDTIEIKDGSLIRNGQKVDEPYVKSAMTYTFKQVTVPAGNYLFLGDNRNESYDSHMWPTPFVPEKDLIGKAVFRLFPLNHMGTID, from the coding sequence ATGAACAAGATTGTGAAAACCATCAAAGAGTGGGGGCCTAGCGTCCTGGTCGCTGTCTTCGCTTCCCTGATCATTAATACGTATGTAGCACAGGCGGTTACAGTTCCTACAGGCTCTATGCTGCCAACCATTCAGCTCAAGGACGAGTTGATCGTGGAGAAAATGAAGGGGTTAACGGACTTCAGCTTCGGGGATATCGTCGTCTTCTGGCCGCCGCTCGCGGGTAATAAGGATCGCTACGTGAAGCGTTTGATAGGACTGCCTGGCGACACCATAGAAATCAAAGACGGAAGCCTTATTCGCAATGGTCAAAAGGTAGATGAGCCCTATGTGAAATCTGCGATGACCTACACGTTCAAGCAAGTGACTGTTCCAGCAGGAAACTATCTGTTCTTGGGTGACAACCGCAACGAGAGCTACGATTCCCATATGTGGCCAACCCCTTTTGTACCTGAAAAAGATTTGATCGGCAAAGCGGTTTTCCGGTTGTTTCCGTTGAATCATATGGGTACGATTGATTAA
- a CDS encoding MDR family MFS transporter, which translates to MESIQKTSSTDSIEAETSPELKNRGLLLTGLIIAMLFGALDGTIVGTAMPRIVGEFGGLGLMAWLTTAYMLTSTVVVPIAGKLADLIGRRVIYVTGLVIFIGASALCGMSQNMTELILFRGLQGLGGGIMMPMAMIIIGDLFTGKQRAKWQGVFGAIFGLSSVIGPQVGGWIVDAWNWRWVFYINLPVGILAVILIAIALPKHKAVGKVKFDIPGIFTMVLGVVSLLLALTFGGKDYAWSSWQIIGLIAVAVVSLVSFVFIESKAQEPILPVRLFKNRTFSTINGVGFLMAVGMFGAIMFVPLFMQGIVGISASASGTVMTPLMITMIAASVVSGQFIHKVGVKRQMLVGMIIMAVGFYFLSTMGISTTKLIASSYMLILGLGMGLVMPILTLALQESFPKSELGVVTSSSQFFRQIGGTFGMTILGAIMNHKSTVLLEQDLLPVVKQLPAEASQLADQMTGMVHTNPQALYSSLLSPETLAQMPKEFVEHMLPILKNALVTSLHQVFIVGLVFVLLGAVLTFFIGNIKVSDRKSKKPQDEKEMSPGIA; encoded by the coding sequence ATGGAAAGTATTCAAAAAACATCTTCTACCGATTCCATTGAAGCAGAAACATCGCCCGAACTCAAAAATCGCGGTTTGCTGCTGACAGGGCTCATCATCGCCATGCTTTTCGGCGCCTTGGACGGCACCATCGTTGGTACAGCTATGCCGCGGATCGTCGGCGAATTTGGCGGACTTGGTCTCATGGCTTGGCTGACAACAGCCTACATGCTGACATCGACGGTTGTTGTTCCAATTGCAGGTAAACTCGCCGATTTGATCGGCCGACGCGTCATCTATGTCACAGGTTTAGTTATCTTCATCGGAGCTTCCGCACTCTGCGGGATGTCCCAGAACATGACGGAACTTATTTTATTCCGCGGCTTGCAAGGTCTTGGCGGCGGTATTATGATGCCGATGGCGATGATTATTATCGGTGATTTGTTCACCGGTAAGCAACGTGCCAAATGGCAGGGTGTTTTTGGAGCCATCTTCGGTTTGTCTTCTGTAATCGGTCCTCAAGTTGGCGGTTGGATCGTTGATGCTTGGAACTGGCGCTGGGTGTTCTACATTAACCTTCCGGTTGGTATCCTTGCCGTTATTTTAATCGCGATCGCACTGCCTAAGCACAAAGCTGTTGGTAAAGTAAAATTCGATATTCCGGGGATTTTCACAATGGTTCTCGGGGTTGTCAGCTTATTGCTTGCCTTAACGTTCGGCGGTAAAGATTATGCTTGGTCCTCTTGGCAAATCATTGGCTTGATTGCGGTTGCCGTCGTATCCTTGGTTTCGTTCGTATTCATTGAAAGTAAAGCCCAAGAACCTATATTACCCGTACGATTGTTCAAAAATAGAACTTTCTCCACCATTAACGGTGTAGGTTTCCTTATGGCTGTCGGCATGTTCGGTGCCATCATGTTCGTTCCACTCTTCATGCAAGGGATTGTCGGCATTAGTGCATCTGCATCCGGCACGGTTATGACTCCGCTCATGATTACGATGATTGCAGCCAGCGTTGTTTCCGGCCAATTCATCCATAAAGTCGGAGTTAAGCGGCAAATGCTTGTCGGTATGATTATTATGGCGGTAGGTTTCTATTTCCTCAGTACGATGGGCATTAGCACAACCAAATTAATTGCGTCCAGCTATATGCTTATTCTTGGTCTAGGCATGGGTCTGGTTATGCCGATCTTGACACTCGCTTTGCAAGAAAGCTTTCCGAAATCCGAGCTTGGCGTGGTGACCTCTTCCAGCCAATTCTTCCGTCAAATCGGCGGTACTTTCGGTATGACGATTCTCGGTGCGATTATGAACCATAAATCTACCGTATTGTTGGAACAAGATTTGCTTCCTGTAGTGAAGCAGTTGCCTGCAGAAGCCAGTCAATTGGCGGATCAAATGACAGGGATGGTTCATACGAACCCGCAAGCTTTGTATTCCTCTCTGCTCAGTCCGGAAACATTGGCTCAAATGCCCAAAGAATTCGTCGAGCATATGCTGCCTATTCTCAAAAATGCTTTGGTGACTTCCCTTCACCAAGTGTTCATTGTAGGACTAGTGTTCGTGTTATTAGGCGCTGTGCTTACCTTCTTCATTGGGAACATCAAGGTGTCTGACCGCAAGTCCAAAAAACCACAAGACGAGAAAGAAATGTCGCCTGGTATTGCCTAA
- the glsA gene encoding glutaminase A, with amino-acid sequence MSHHIEEQSWKQLTSHLAEWVADSQKHTTDGHVASYIPELANAPSDVLGICIMDAGGLTAVAGDSDFRFTLQSISKVFTLIMALMDRGEAVVFSKVGMEPTGDDFNSMLKLELVEPGIPFNPLINAGAIAISSLIAGKDSAEQVVRILQFFREVAHNPTLEINQAVFQSESDTAHRNRSLAYFLKDNGVLDSEVDDVLRTYFSHCSIEVNCTDLARMALVLAHNGVDPIRNQRLIPRRFVQIAKTFMFTCGMYNASGEFAMNVGIPAKSGVSGSILSMVPGKFGIGVVSPPLNRKGNSTAGVHLLGKLSQEFDWSLF; translated from the coding sequence ATGAGTCACCACATAGAAGAACAATCTTGGAAGCAGCTCACCAGCCATTTGGCCGAGTGGGTGGCCGACAGCCAAAAACATACAACGGATGGTCACGTTGCTTCCTACATTCCTGAGCTTGCGAACGCACCCTCTGATGTATTAGGAATCTGCATCATGGATGCAGGCGGGCTTACCGCCGTCGCTGGTGATTCTGACTTTCGCTTCACGCTGCAAAGCATTTCCAAAGTCTTCACACTGATTATGGCCTTGATGGATCGAGGCGAAGCGGTCGTATTCTCCAAGGTAGGCATGGAGCCTACAGGTGACGATTTCAATTCCATGCTCAAGCTGGAACTTGTCGAGCCCGGAATTCCATTTAACCCGCTGATAAACGCGGGGGCCATTGCGATTTCTTCCTTGATTGCAGGCAAGGATTCAGCTGAGCAGGTTGTGCGGATTCTGCAATTTTTTCGTGAGGTCGCACATAATCCGACACTTGAAATCAATCAGGCGGTGTTCCAATCAGAGTCTGATACGGCGCACCGCAATAGGTCTTTGGCCTATTTCCTCAAAGACAATGGCGTACTCGACAGCGAGGTCGACGACGTGCTGCGCACCTATTTCAGCCATTGCTCCATCGAAGTCAATTGCACAGACTTGGCTAGAATGGCGCTTGTTCTGGCCCACAACGGCGTTGATCCGATTCGCAATCAACGATTGATCCCGCGGCGATTCGTCCAAATCGCCAAGACGTTCATGTTTACTTGCGGGATGTACAACGCCTCCGGTGAATTCGCCATGAATGTTGGCATCCCAGCCAAAAGCGGCGTTTCCGGCAGCATTCTCTCGATGGTGCCTGGCAAGTTCGGCATCGGTGTTGTGAGTCCTCCCCTGAATCGCAAGGGCAACAGCACGGCAGGCGTTCATCTGCTGGGCAAGCTGTCCCAGGAGTTCGACTGGAGTCTGTTTTAA